AATTAAACAAAACTTAATTACTATAATTTACATGtttgatacaaaaaaaaaaaaaaaaagaaaaaaaaaaagaaaagaaaaaaaaaactcgggATCTTGTGTACTATATATTTACTGCGAGCTAGCACGTTGATCTTCAACCTAGCTGCTGAAACTTATTAACGCTGAATAAACAATTTCACCATctactaattaatttaataaaacgGGATTATACACTGATCCTTATTCGGCATGACTCATCTCCCGGCGAGTTCTGTGAACGGAGTGAGTTGGCTTTTAATAAAAGCGTTGTCCGTGTCTTCCTTGAATGATGGAGGCATCGCCGGCCACACAAAAGCAGGTCTTTCTGCGGGCAACAGCGGCGGAGGCGCCTCCCCTTTAAGCACTTGCAAGACTGTTTTCATGGAGGGCCTTTGGTTTGGATTCGGGTGGCAGCAGGCCAATCCCAAAAGAAGCATGCCCGTCATTTCGTCCTCAACGAATTCCCCCGCCAATTTGGAGTCAACTGCATCAAGAATCCTGTCCTTCCTACGAAGCTCCCACAACCAATACACAATCCCGTTGTTGTAGCTGTTATGCTGATCACCCTGATTTCCGGGCTTCCTTCCGCAGATAACTTCcaacacaagaacaccaaacGCATAAACATCTGTTTCAACGGTTGCCCTGCCAACAAGAAAAGTCTCTGGCGCCATATAGCCGGGTGTTCCTGCAACCTCTTTTGTCGAATGGTGGGTTACGTCCTTTTGTTGAATGGTTCGAGCCAATCCGAAATCTCCCAGCTTTGCGCTGAAGTCGGAGTCCAACATGATGTTGCTGGCTTTTATGTCGCGATGAAGCACCCTCTTTTCACACCCATTATGGAGATAATCCAGCGCCAGAGCCACCCCATGAATTATGGTGTGCCTTCTTTCCCAGCTGAGCGGTGGTTGCTGCAAGCCTAGTTTTTCATCGCCAAATATGAACTTATCGAGGCTGCTATTCGGCATGTACTCGTACACAATAAGGAGCTCGCCCTTTTCATAGCACCATCCAATCAATTTGACAAGATTTTTGTGGCGGAGGCTGCCGATTGTTGTGACTTCTGCTATAAATTCTTGCTTGCCTTGACGCGAATCCTTTGAGACTCTCTTGACAGCTACCTCCTTATCTGCCAACAATCCCTTGTAGACCGTTCCGAAGCCGCCTTTTCCGAGCTCGTTTCTGGGGTTGAAGTTGCCTGTTGCTCTTCTCAGCTCTCTCAGTTTGAACTTCCGTGGAGCCATAGAAGACCCTCGAATCTGGTCTTCTATCCTTGGATATGCATCTTCCGGCTGCTCTCTGTGTTTTCTTTcccaaaacaagtaaaaaacaaTCCCGCTAATTATCACAATTACCCCCGCTGGAATTGTGATCCACACCCATAACAGCTCTAGACCTTCATCAATATCCTCACCCTCGAATTTCCATGATCTTACGCAGTTTAGTTGGGTGTCATTACTGGTTGAAGCAGAGAACCCCACGTAAACCATCTCTGGAAGATAGGCAGAGAGATTAAGAGGCAGAGACATGATCAGTGGCATGTACTCTCCCGTTCCATTAACAGAGACAGTAATGTTTTCGCCATCATACTCGACCCTCGCCCATGTATCATTGGCTGCAGAAATATTAGCAAGAGTGATCCCAAGGCCACGTAAAGATACCTGTTGGATTGAGTAGATGCTATTTACATCCAACCCAACATGGAAATCTTCAAGATCTTCTGGATAGCTCTGTCTCGTGTCAAATTCTACGGCCACCACCTGAGCGGATCCATTTGTAGACGCGTTTACAATCCCAAGCCATTGCCCATCGCTGCCCTCTGGAAGAGTGGTATCTGCAGCTAATATGAAGGCCAAGCCTTCGCCGCCTGGATTTGTCATGTTGTTGATATTAAGTTGAAAGGTGGTATTGAAAGATGCTGTGACGCCGCCTTTGCTCTTGCTCCACAATCGGAATGGCGTCTCGTAAAAGGCCCGTCCGGATTTATTTTCCAGATTTTCGCTGCGCGAATCGAGTGTAACTTGGATAGCACCCTTGAAAATACGTGAATTATCACTTAGCTTAAGGAATTCTTTATCAGGGAAGTCTGGAAAATTAAAACTGAAGCACCCAACTTGAGTAAGAATTCCACCACCCAAGAGGAGTGCTGCTAGAAAAAGGGACTCAAATGCCCGAGAAAAGCTCATTCCGCCTTTGGAAAGGTTGCAGGATTGCAATATCTGGCGAAGGAGAGGAAGGAAAGCTAAGTATCAGATTTTATGGAAAGGCATATATTCTCATGGGAAGTACCGAATTAAATAAAGTTACAGGCTTGTATCAGGGAAATTTCCCTGAGCTTTCTGGTATACTATTTTAATTTTGGTCAAGGGTTGATCAAATCATGTATAGTCTAATGCCAATGATAATCTAggatgtatttttaaaatttttcttcttttgtgggGATGGAGAATGGGTAAAAGCGATTGGATTTGActtaattttaatagaatatacTCATATAGTTCCCGGAAGAATTTGTTTGGTTCTTTGTTTTCAACATATGTGAAATTTTCCATTCAACTATCAAGGCACTGTAAATAATTTCAAAGACGATAAATTAATCATCAATCTTAAtttggtcatatatatatatatacttttcttaTGGCAGCTTCCTGGAAATGCAAGTGACACCATAAATGAATATCAAATTGAAAAGGAATATGactaatatgacatattattTATCTTCAAGTTCTTTTTGTCTGTGTTGACAATTTGCACAGTTGAGAGGGAAGAAGAAGTTATGCCAACAAAGGAAACAAATTCCAAGAAATTGCGCATGGCAGAGGGTCAATGCTTGCCAAGTTAGTTATCTGCAATTTAAGCAAATATAAAACTAACGACCGGCCGGCCGTGGTGGTTTTGTGGTGATCAGAACCATTGATAATTGGACATTTTAGCTCTTTCAGTGATGAGGTTTGCAGGTTTCTTTGGaccaacaaaaatattaaaactactGTTGGTTTGAATGATTCagaataacatttttctatCATCAGCatcttgaaaaatgattagtcCAATTCCAAGAACATAGTTTTATTCTATACGAACTCTTAAACAATTGACCATTTGAACACGACAATTTGACATGACCCCATTTTTTATTGATTGAATTCTAACGACCAATGATCAAAAAAGATTGTCCCACCTACTCATACAGGATACTTGCATCTAAACAATTATAAAGaacataaattaatagacaaagtttttttaaaaaaaattgagttggaaaaatttctttcaatctaGTATAAAAGTGAAATGTGTCCATTTTTAATAACATTTGAGATGCACAtcagtttttaataaaatttattccaactttgtcactgctattaaaaaaacatgtgtatctcacatgttcaagggacacatgtcacttttatagacaaggttgaaggaaattcctccaatccagtttggaggaaaactttgtcctaaaTTAATAATCTATACTTCTCTAATGTAATCTACTTGGAAAAGCACATTGATAGCTAAT
Above is a genomic segment from Corylus avellana chromosome ca9, CavTom2PMs-1.0 containing:
- the LOC132162202 gene encoding probable L-type lectin-domain containing receptor kinase S.5, translated to MSFSRAFESLFLAALLLGGGILTQVGCFSFNFPDFPDKEFLKLSDNSRIFKGAIQVTLDSRSENLENKSGRAFYETPFRLWSKSKGGVTASFNTTFQLNINNMTNPGGEGLAFILAADTTLPEGSDGQWLGIVNASTNGSAQVVAVEFDTRQSYPEDLEDFHVGLDVNSIYSIQQVSLRGLGITLANISAANDTWARVEYDGENITVSVNGTGEYMPLIMSLPLNLSAYLPEMVYVGFSASTSNDTQLNCVRSWKFEGEDIDEGLELLWVWITIPAGVIVIISGIVFYLFWERKHREQPEDAYPRIEDQIRGSSMAPRKFKLRELRRATGNFNPRNELGKGGFGTVYKGLLADKEVAVKRVSKDSRQGKQEFIAEVTTIGSLRHKNLVKLIGWCYEKGELLIVYEYMPNSSLDKFIFGDEKLGLQQPPLSWERRHTIIHGVALALDYLHNGCEKRVLHRDIKASNIMLDSDFSAKLGDFGLARTIQQKDVTHHSTKEVAGTPGYMAPETFLVGRATVETDVYAFGVLVLEVICGRKPGNQGDQHNSYNNGIVYWLWELRRKDRILDAVDSKLAGEFVEDEMTGMLLLGLACCHPNPNQRPSMKTVLQVLKGEAPPPLLPAERPAFVWPAMPPSFKEDTDNAFIKSQLTPFTELAGR